In the genome of Natronomonas salina, the window CGTTCATCATCCTGTCGGGCCACGAACCCGACCGGCTGGCGCCGAGCGTCGAGGCGAGCGCGGCGGTCGTCCTCCAGAAGGGCAGCGGCACGCACACCTTCGAGCAACTGCGCTCGCAGATCAGGGAGCTCACCCCGGCCGAGACCGGCTTCTGTTTCGACAACGTCACCGGGTGACCGGACCGCCCGTTGGCGTCCGACGACTGGCCGGTTCCAGCGCGCCGCTCGACCGGACGCCGTTCGGACGCACCGAACACCTACCTGTTTCGACCGCCTAGCTAGGGTATGGAATACAGCCAGCGGCCGCGCTCCGGCTCCTCGCTCCGTGACCTGGTGGCGGCGGTTGTGACGGTCCTCGCTGTCAACGCCCTCGGTGCGAGCCCGTCGGTGTTCATCGGGTCCGACACCTCCTGGATCGACCGCCCGTGGCTGTTCCCGCCGACGATCGTCTGGACGGCGCTGTTCACGCTGATGGGCGTGGCACTGTACCTCGTCGGGCGGCGCGGACTCGGCCGCCGCGACGTCAAGGTCGCGCTGGCCGCCTTCGCCGGCCAGTTCACGCTGAACCTGGCGTGGACGCCGGTCTTCTTCGGCCTCCAGCGACCCGGGCTGGGCCTCCTCATCATCGGTGCGCTGTGGGTCGCGATCGTCGGGACGATCGCCGCCTTCGACCGCGTCGACCGTCGAGCCGCCGCGCTCCTCGTGCCGTACCTGGCGTGGGTGTCCTTCGCCGCCCTGCTGAACTACGCCATCTACGCCGGCTGGTCGTGAGGGCGTACCGGAGAGCATCTCGCCAGTCGGCGTCGCATCGAAGGCTAACGGACTGCCTGCTCGTGCCGGCGGCCGTCAGATCCGACAGGTCCGCGGGTCGCCCGCTCGGCCGAGGAAGAACACCAGGAACAGGACGCCACCGAGGCGCAGCAGCGTGCCGTCGAAGGGCAGCGCCGCCATCGCGCCGGCGAACCCGAGGAGGCCGAGCAGGCCGGCGCCGCAGCTCGCACAGCCGGCCGCGAGGAGCCCCGGGACCACGCCGGCGACGGTGGAGACGCCGGAGTAGCGGACGCGACGGACGAGCGCGGCCGCGTTCGTGACCGCGACGCCCGTCAGGAGCGCGTACGCCGCGAGGAGGCAGATACCCAGCCAGCCGCCGTTCAGCTTGGCCTCCTCCGTCAGCACGGCGACCGCCCAGGGCAGGTCCGCCGGGTCGCGGGACAGCAACTGCATCGAGAACTGCGGGAAGCTACTCAACAGGACGAGAACGTAGCTCGCGAGCGTCACGGCACCGGCTGCGAGCAGCCGGCCGTCGGAGGTGAGCGGGAACGCGAGCGCGGCCCGGAGGTCGCGCACCCAGGCTCGGGCGGCCGCCGTCCAGGCTCCCGTTGCGGTCGACCCGACGTCGCTCATTTCTCCAAGAGGCCGTCGATGGCCTCGGCGAAGTTCTCGTAGGGCTGGGCGCCGGCTACCGTATTCACGTCGCCGCTCTCGCGGTGGTACATCACGAACCCGGGCGTCCCCTCGACGCCGGCCTCCTGGCCGGCCTCCAGGTCCGCCTCGATGGACTGCACGAGTTGGTCCCGCCGGGACTCCCGGCACTCTTCGACGGCCTCGAGCGGCACGCCCTCGGTCCGGTCGGTGATTTCGGCGAAGGTCTCGTCGTCGGCCCAGTCGTGGCCGTCCGTCGACTGGGCGTCGAAGACGGCGCGGTGCCAGGCCCAGAACGCCGCCGGGTCGGAGTCGGCGACCTGCCGCCAGACGCAGCGACCCCACACGATCGCGGGCATCGAGTAGTCGTCCATGATCGGATAGCCGAGGACGACGAGCCGGACCTGGCCGGTGTCGACGTACTCGTCGACGAGCTTCGGGAACGTCTCCGTCTCGAAGCGCTTGCAGAACGAGCAGAGGTACTCCGTCCAGTAGTAGACGTCGACCGGCGCCTCGGGGTCCCCGGCGACGGGTCGGCCGGCGAGGTCGATCCCGTAGCCGGTCGTCCCGTCGTTGGTCTCCTCCGGCGTGTCTTCGGTCTCCGTCTCCTCGCCGGCCGTCTCTTCGGTGGCCGTCTCCTCGCTCGACGCCTCGGTGCTCTCTCGGGTGGCGTTCGAACTGTTGTTGGTGTCGAAGGTCGCGGGGGAGTAATCGGCATCCGAGGTGGCCGGCTCCGACGAGCGGTCCGACCCCGACGCGTAGTACGCGACGCCACCGCCGAACGCGAGCGTCCCGCCGCCGGCCAGAAGCGCGCGCCGCCGCGTGATGGTTTCCTCGGAGTCCATTGTCTACGAGTGACATCATCGAACCGTCAAAATAGTGTTTCGGTCGACACTTCTGGGGCCGCGGCGCTCCCCGCCGTACCGAATGGACGTCCCAAAGCTACGGCAGCGCTTCCTCGTCGTCGTACGCGATCGGCAGCTCCGCGGTCAGCGCCCAGAACGCCGTGACGCTCCGGACGACCTCGGCGTACTCGTCGGCGTCGGCCGGTCTGTGGAGACAGGCGTTGGCGTGCTTGTCGTAGGCCGTCTCGAGGTCGCTCCGCGATTCGGGGTCGGCGAACGCGAGCACCGGCAGCCGTCGGTAACGGGCGTCCGTCTTGACGGTCTCCAGGGCCGACGTCCCGCCCGCCGCCGACAGGTCCACCAGCAACAGGTCGGGCGTCGGCGCGTCCTCGTAGCCGTCGTCGCGGCGGAGCCACGAGACGGCGGCCTCGCCGGTGTCGACCACGTGCAACCGCCCGGGCGAGTCGCCGTCGTCGAAGGCCCGCTCGAGGGATTCCACCGCGTCGTCGTCGTCCGCCACCAGCAGGATGTCGATATCGCTCATCTGTCGGGGCGATCTAGTCCGGCTCCTGGGCAGGGACCCTGCCAGCCGATGTCGGCGGGTCGCGGGGTCGGCGGGTCGCGGGGTCGGTCACCGTCGGTTCGTTCAGCCATTGCTCCTACTACGCCCGCCGTCCGTGTTAAACGTAGGGCGGGGCTCGGCGGGGGACGTCGGGGACGGCGGACGGCCCGAGTGCTACTGCAGCAACAGGAGCGCGCTGTACCCGGCGACGCCGGCCGCGAACGCCCAGAAGTGGCTCTCCCGATCGGACGGGAGCTCCTCCTTGATGACGTTGAGGACGATGCTGCCCGCCAGGAACGCGAAGAGCACGGCCAGGTGGAGTTCGCTGACGGGCGTGACGTAGCCGACCGCCAGCCCGACGAAGACGGAGCCGGCCAGCAGCCAGCGGGCGTAGTGGCGATAGGCCCGACCGTGGTGTTCCCGGAGGCTGTAGTCGTTCACCAGGAAGTGCAGCGCCATCGCCACGAAGAACAGCAGGAGGCTCTCGACGCCCGTCTCCTCGCGGTGGAGCAGCAGGTACCCGACGAGGGCGTTGTAGAGCGCGAACGACCCGATGTGGAGCCAGAAGGCCCCCGTGGAGTTCCCGGGGCCGGTGTCGCCGTCCGGCGCGTCGTCCTGCCTGACGAACTGCTCGAGGCCGTAGAACACCGTGAACCCGAGCAGCGCGACCAGGTAGACGTGCTGTTCGAACTGGACGAGGACGCTCCCGCTCTCCTCGATGGCGGCGCCGCGGTGCTGGAGCTCCGGCAGCAGGTGGACGAAGACGTAGGCGACGGCGCTGCCGCCCGACAGCGACAGCCAGGGGCTCCGCGGGACGACGTCGAGGAGCAGCAGCCGGTAGGCGAACAGGTGCACCGCGGCGAGGCCGGCCGCGAGGACGACCGGCAACACGGTCGGGACGGCTACCGCTCCGACGGCGGCCGGTGGACCGACGAGGTGCATCGCGATGCTGGCGAGTGAAATCATCTGTCGACCGGGAAGGGCTCGTGTGGAACGACGCCCCGTCGACGGGAAAAGCCATCGTCGAGCGGACCCGTGCGGACGGCGATCCCCGCCACTCGTGGACCGAGCGTCGACGGGAACCGCACGTCACGGGAAACGCACGGAACGCACGGACGTGTATCGTGCGCGCGTGGAATCTGGCAGATCAGTGCAGATCGCCGTCACGCAGCCGAACGTCGACTGCGCGTGCTAGGTGGGTGATTCCACCGAGATTCGAGAAACCTGCTCCATCGGCTATGCCGACTGGCTCGGTGGAACGGTGTGTCGAAGGCGTCCGACGCCCGGGCGTCAGTCCGAGCCGGCCGCGGGCCGCTCGCTGCCCTTCATGCCGGCCTCGTAGCTGGCGTCCTGGATCTGCTTGAGCCGCTCCTCGTGCTGCTCCTCGGCGTACCCCGTGAGGTCGATGATGTTGTCGAGGTCCATCTCCTGGCTGGCGTCGTAGCCTTCCGGATCGCGGGCGTCTTCGTTGAGCAGTCCGCCCTTGACCAGTTCGAGGAGCTCCGCGAGGGTGTCCTCGACGTCCGCCATGTCGACGGGGCCGTCCTGGGTCAGCTGGCGGAGCTGCAGGGCGCCGAAGCCGACGTGGCGGCCCTCGTCGCCGCGGATGTAGTTCAGCCCCTCGTCGAGGCCCGGCAGCTCCGGCGTCACCGGCGAGATCTTGTCGCGACCGAAGATGGACTGCAGGCCGTAGTAGCCCGACTCGGCGAGCATCCCCTCGATGGTCATGTGGTAGTGGCAGTAGGCGTTCGAGAGCGCCTCGGGGGAGTCGTCCTCCAGGAGGCGGTGCATCGCCTCCTCGTTACGGTCGAACAGCTCGACGTAGTCCGACCCGAACCACTTGTCGTCGTACGGCGAGGAGATCTCGTGGCCGAGCTCCTCCTCGACGGGGTTGATGACCTCGGTCCAGTAGCGGTGGAAGAACTCTGCGTGCTTGGACTCCTCGTAGAGCTGCGTCGTGATGAACATCTGGTCGTTGATGTCGTCGAGGACCGTCGCCAGGGGCGCGAGGTCCTCGGTGACGGACTGCTCGCCCGCCCCGAACCGGGCCAGCGGGTCCTTCAGCCCGTCGAGGGCCCCCGGCGCGTGAACGAGGTCGGCCTCCATGAGGTTCTGGCGGTCCTCCTCGAGGTCGATCGCGCTGGGGTCCCAGTGTCGGATGACCTCCGTCCGGTAGTACTGGAAGGGCTTGCTCTCGGGGTCGATCTCCGTGGGTTTCTCGTACGCCATACCGTAGCATACGTGTCGAGGACCGACAATTGTTCGCCTCCCATAGCAGGGGAATGTCGTTGCGCGAAGGGCCGCACGCGGGCCGGTCGGAACTATTTACCGCGTGGCAGGAGGGTGGTCGGTATGGACGAGTCGCTCGCCGACGCCCAGCAGGCGATCGCCGCCTCGTCGACCCCCGGCGAGGAGTTCCAGCAGCTGTCGCCGCGACGGCAGCGCGACGTGTTCTTCCACCTGCCCGAGACGGTCCGGGAGTCGCTGGTCGCCGACATGGACCGCGACCAGCTCCAGCGGTTCGTCCGCCGGCTCGACCCAGACGAGGTCGCGGACGTCCTCGGGCTCGTCGAGGAGGGGACGCGGGAGGCGGTCCTCAGGCGCCTCGACGCCGACCGCCGCGAGCGGACCGAGTTCCTCCTGGAGTTCAGCCCGGAGAGCGCGGCCGGGCTGATGCACCTCGACTACGTCACCGTGGACGTCACCCGCGACCTCGAGGCGGTCGCCCAGCGCGTCCAGCGCCACGAGGACCGGACCGGCCGGCTGCCGACCGTCTTCGTCACCGACGACGAGAGGCTGCTGGGCGAACTGCCCGGCCAGACGCTCGCGATGACCGACGAGCCCGACCTCGACCTCGGAGAGCACGTCGTCGAGACGCCGACGGTCGCCGCCGACAGCTCCGAAGAGGAGGTCCTCGACGTCTTCCGGGCGAACCCCGAGAGCTCCGTCGCCGTCCTGGAGGACGACGGCAGCATCCTCGGGGTCATCTACGCGGAGGACCTCCTGCGGCTGGTCGACGAGGCGGCCAGCGAGACCCTCTACGAGTTCACCGGCGTCCAGGAGGAGGAGAGCGTCCTCGACGGCCCCCTCTCGAAGGTCCGCTACCGCTACAAGTGGCTCATCATCAACCTCGGGACGGCGTTCCTCGCAGCCGGCATGGTCGGCGTCTTCGAGGACACCATCCAGGCGTTCACGCTGCTGGCCGTCTACATGCCGGTCGTCGCCGGCATGGGGGGCAACGCCGGCACGCAATCGATGGCGGTGACCGTCCGGGGGCTGGCGTTCGGCCAGATCTCGCTGGCGACCGGCGGCCGGGCCGTCGCCAACGAGGTCGTCGCCGGCGCCGTCAACGGCGCCATCACCGGCGTCCTCGTCGCCATCATCGCCTCGGTGTTCAATCAGAGCCCGCTGCTGGGGCTCGTCCTCGGCGTCTCGATGGTGTTGAACCTCATCATCGCGGGGTTCTTCGGGACGACCATCCCGCTGGTGCTCGACAAGGTCGGCAAGGACCCCGCGACCTCCGCGACCATCTTCATCACGACGGCGACGGACGTCCTCGGGTTCTTCATCTTCCTGGGGCTGGCCCAGTCGGTCCTCTAAACCGGACCTCCCGAGGGGCATCCGTCGTCCCCGGTGCAGACGCGGAGCGAGCCTCGGGGCAGACGCCTTTATCCAGCGCGGCGGCGTAGCCACGGGTATATGCCCGAAGAAGTTCTGTTCGAGTCCGAGAACGTCCAGAGCCGCGAAGAGATCGCCGTCTACCTCCGGCGGGTCGCCGAGCGACTCGACGGCGGCGACGCAGTCACCCTGAAGGCGGGGAGCGAATCCGTGACGATGGAACCGCCCGCCCGCCCGACCTTCGAGGTCAAGGCAGAACGGGAGGGCCCGGCCGACGGTCCCGGCGAACTGAGCATCGAGTTCGAGATCGAGTGGGACGAGACGGACGGCGGCGGGGCCACGGACGGATCGCTCCAGATCGAGTGACCGCCGGTCGCACCGCACTGACGGCCGCAACCCACTAGCCGCTCGAACTTACCAGATGAGTGATTTTATTCAAAACAGTCAATAGGTTCCAGTCACACATGGGTGATGGGGACGACCGCTGCGGGGGGTGTGACATTCCCGTCATCTCCATCAACAGCGACTCTACTGGTCGAACCCCCCAGGGTTGTTCCTCGCGACACACGATCGGCAGCCGTCGCTGTGCGTCGACAGCGTCGAGGGGTCCGGGCGCCGAGAATCGTCCCCGAGATAGCGACCCCGTGGCGGCACCGCTCTTATCAGCGAGTCGACCGAAGATCGGGTAATGAGCGACCGGCTCTCGCGGTGGGTCCTCCTCGGTGGGAACCGGTATCTCGTCGGCGGCGGCATCCTCGGCCTCATGACGCTCGTCGCGACCGTCCCCATCTTCACGGGGGCCGTCATCCGTAATACGACGCCGCTGACCTACATGGCGAGTGCGCTGATCACGGGGAACGTCACGCTCATCAGCCTCGTGGTCGCCATCAACCAGGTCGTCCTCTCGCAGGAACTGGAGTCGCCGGGGTCGCTGCGGGACGAGATCGAAGCGACGGCGGATTACCGCCAGGCCGCCCTCGACCGGGAGACGGCGCCGACCGAGCCAGCGGACTTCCTGCAGGAAATCCTCGAACAGACTGGCTGTCGCGTCCGATCTCTCGAGTTCCCCGAGGAGACCGACGACGCGAGCGACCGGCTCGTCACGGACCTCTCGGAGCACTGCCGGACGGTCAGCGAGTCGCTGGAATCGGCGTCCGGGGACCTGTCCGCCGTCGTCCTGCCACTCCTCGGAGCCGACTACGCGGGTTCCATCCGCGACGCACACCGGATCCAGTCGTCCATCGATGCGGAGCGTCACGAGGAGCTGTCCGAGAACCTCGAGGAACTGGCGCTGGACCTCGAGAACCTCGACGTCGCCAGACAGTACTTCACGACGGCCTTCGTCAAGGAGGAACTCGCGGAACTCTCCCGGTCGCTCCTCTACGTCGGCATCCTCGTGGTCTCGATAGCGATCGCACTCCTGTTCCAGCTCACGACCTACAGCGGCCCGTCGCCCCCGACGTCGGAACTGTTCGGCCTCGCCGTGCTCACGATGATGTTCGGCTTGACGCCGCTCGCGCTGTTGATAGCGTTCGTCCTACGGATCGCGACGGTCGCTGGGCATATCGCGTCGATCACGCCGTTCAGTTCGTGACGACGCGCCGTCTCTGCTGGACGGTTGCAGGAATACGTGTAACACGACGGCGGCAGCCGGGCTACCACTCCGGTCTGTCTTCAGGGAGGGTGACGACTTTCTTGCCGTCCTTCCAGTATCGCGTCACCTGATCGTCCGCTTCCATCTCGGAGAGGACCTCGCTGACCCGGCCCTCCGAGTAGCCCGTCTCCTCGACGACGTCCTGCTGCCACATCCGGCCGTGGTACTCCTCGAGCAGCGTGAGGACGCGTTCCTCGGGCGGCAGCAGCAGGAAGTCGTCGACCTGTTTCCCAGCAGAATCGACGTCAGCCCCGCTCTGCGGGGCGGTCGTGGTTTCACCGTCGGCCGTCAACGACGGCGGGAACTCGAGATCGACCACGGCCAGTAGCTGTCCGATCACGATCCCTCACCCCTGAGTCCGTTCAGTGCATCCTCCCGGTGGTCGCCCCTGGTTCGAGCGGTCGTCGTACCCCGCTCGGAGACGTCCGATCCGTTCAGCAGGCGCGCGGCATCCATACTGGTAACTGCATACTTACCAGTCAATAACAGCTGTCCCATATATTTTAGGGAGCGTCTGCGTGGCCCCCGGTTTACGCTTCCCCGAGAGCTAGGATAATTCGAAGTGCGGAACCAGACGTCACGTTCTCGAACGCTTCACTGTCGGCGCTCCAGGTGCGACATCTGAGCGCCGGAACGACCGGTCGTACGGATGGTCCCCTTACGCCTCCGGCAGAAAGCCGCTCTCGAGGAGTCGCCTGAGTACCACGACGACGCCGTTCTCCAGGCCGTTCGCGAGGATGGCCTGCTCCTCGTGGGCGCGCCCCTCGTCGGGGTAGAACGAGCCCACGAGCAACCGTTCGCGGTCGGTGAGCAGGAGTCGACTGATCGCCACCTCGTCGCTCGTCTCCGGCCCCAGGAGCCAGTCGAGTTCGCTCTCGAAGACCGCGACGCCGGGGACGGCGTCGCGGACGGTGTCCGCGATGGCCGCCGTGGCCCCGCCGACGATGATGGAGACGCCTCGCTCGTCGGCCGCCCGTAGCCGTTCGACCACCTCGTCGGTGAGGAGCCCTTCCTCGACGACCAGCAGGACGATCTCGGAGTCGGCGTCCGCGATCGCGTCCTCGGTCCGAGCCTGGATGGGTGCCGACCCGGACACCGACCACACCTCCTGCTTCAGGGCGCCCTCGGCGTCGTCGGCAGGCGGTTCGAGGCTCTGCAGGTGTGTCTCCAGGGTATCGATCCGTTCGTCTTTTTGCCGGCGAAGGGTCCCGACGGCCTCGTCGATACCGACCGCGCGGAACCGCTTGGGACTGCCGTGCTGGACGAAGATCAGCCCGGTCTCCTCCAGGTTCTCGATCGCGTCGTACACCCGCGTCCGGGGCACCGACGAGATGTCGCTGACCTCCTTCGCCGTCCCGGTATCCAGCCGCGTCAGCGCCACGAAACACCGCGCCTCGTACTCCTTCAGCCCGAGCTGTTCCAGGGAGTCGACCGCCTCGTCCCTCGATCGAGTCTGGCTCACGTTCCGTCCCCCGCCTCGCCCGCTACTCGACTGCCAGTACCGTTCATACACCCGTCTACCCGTTCACGCGGTAAGTGACACCAGGTTGCCAGGGGCCGGTCTTTATACGTGACTGCGGAGGGGTCACTCCTCTACGGCGTCGCCGGGCGTCGTGAGCGTCGCGTCGACGAGGCTCGTGAGGCCGCGGCGCAGCCGCTCGGACAGCGCCTGGTGTGAGATGTCCATCTCCGCGGCGATCTCGCGGATCGTCGTCCGTCGCGGCACCTCGAAGTAGCCACGCTTGCGGGCGAGAACGATGGCGTCGCGCTGGTCGGGCGTCAGCTCTCCGAAGGTCTGTCTCGGGGCGCCGGGTTCGGTCAGGTCGCGCAACTCGAAGTCGGTCCCCTGCTCGTCGAGGGCGTGCCGGAAGGCGTCGAACTGCTCGCGGTCGATGAAGCGGATGCGGATCTGCCAGCCGTCCTTGTCGGCCTCGGCGTCGAGGACCGAGCCGCGCTGGTCGATGTAGGCGTCGATCCGCTCGTCGACGTGCTCGGCCCAGTCGAGCTGGTAGTACTTCTCGTCGGCGAACTCGTAGCCCTCCACGACGTCGTCGACGCTCGGGTCGGCCTCGAGGACCTCGTCGGTCCGATCGAACTCGGCGTTGGCGGCCCACATACAGG includes:
- a CDS encoding TspO/MBR family protein, yielding MEYSQRPRSGSSLRDLVAAVVTVLAVNALGASPSVFIGSDTSWIDRPWLFPPTIVWTALFTLMGVALYLVGRRGLGRRDVKVALAAFAGQFTLNLAWTPVFFGLQRPGLGLLIIGALWVAIVGTIAAFDRVDRRAAALLVPYLAWVSFAALLNYAIYAGWS
- a CDS encoding DsbA family protein encodes the protein MDSEETITRRRALLAGGGTLAFGGGVAYYASGSDRSSEPATSDADYSPATFDTNNSSNATRESTEASSEETATEETAGEETETEDTPEETNDGTTGYGIDLAGRPVAGDPEAPVDVYYWTEYLCSFCKRFETETFPKLVDEYVDTGQVRLVVLGYPIMDDYSMPAIVWGRCVWRQVADSDPAAFWAWHRAVFDAQSTDGHDWADDETFAEITDRTEGVPLEAVEECRESRRDQLVQSIEADLEAGQEAGVEGTPGFVMYHRESGDVNTVAGAQPYENFAEAIDGLLEK
- a CDS encoding response regulator: MSDIDILLVADDDDAVESLERAFDDGDSPGRLHVVDTGEAAVSWLRRDDGYEDAPTPDLLLVDLSAAGGTSALETVKTDARYRRLPVLAFADPESRSDLETAYDKHANACLHRPADADEYAEVVRSVTAFWALTAELPIAYDDEEALP
- a CDS encoding ribonucleoside-diphosphate reductase → MAYEKPTEIDPESKPFQYYRTEVIRHWDPSAIDLEEDRQNLMEADLVHAPGALDGLKDPLARFGAGEQSVTEDLAPLATVLDDINDQMFITTQLYEESKHAEFFHRYWTEVINPVEEELGHEISSPYDDKWFGSDYVELFDRNEEAMHRLLEDDSPEALSNAYCHYHMTIEGMLAESGYYGLQSIFGRDKISPVTPELPGLDEGLNYIRGDEGRHVGFGALQLRQLTQDGPVDMADVEDTLAELLELVKGGLLNEDARDPEGYDASQEMDLDNIIDLTGYAEEQHEERLKQIQDASYEAGMKGSERPAAGSD
- a CDS encoding magnesium transporter, producing the protein MDESLADAQQAIAASSTPGEEFQQLSPRRQRDVFFHLPETVRESLVADMDRDQLQRFVRRLDPDEVADVLGLVEEGTREAVLRRLDADRRERTEFLLEFSPESAAGLMHLDYVTVDVTRDLEAVAQRVQRHEDRTGRLPTVFVTDDERLLGELPGQTLAMTDEPDLDLGEHVVETPTVAADSSEEEVLDVFRANPESSVAVLEDDGSILGVIYAEDLLRLVDEAASETLYEFTGVQEEESVLDGPLSKVRYRYKWLIINLGTAFLAAGMVGVFEDTIQAFTLLAVYMPVVAGMGGNAGTQSMAVTVRGLAFGQISLATGGRAVANEVVAGAVNGAITGVLVAIIASVFNQSPLLGLVLGVSMVLNLIIAGFFGTTIPLVLDKVGKDPATSATIFITTATDVLGFFIFLGLAQSVL
- a CDS encoding amphi-Trp domain-containing protein translates to MPEEVLFESENVQSREEIAVYLRRVAERLDGGDAVTLKAGSESVTMEPPARPTFEVKAEREGPADGPGELSIEFEIEWDETDGGGATDGSLQIE
- a CDS encoding helix-turn-helix transcriptional regulator, translating into MIGQLLAVVDLEFPPSLTADGETTTAPQSGADVDSAGKQVDDFLLLPPEERVLTLLEEYHGRMWQQDVVEETGYSEGRVSEVLSEMEADDQVTRYWKDGKKVVTLPEDRPEW
- a CDS encoding TrmB family transcriptional regulator, producing the protein MSQTRSRDEAVDSLEQLGLKEYEARCFVALTRLDTGTAKEVSDISSVPRTRVYDAIENLEETGLIFVQHGSPKRFRAVGIDEAVGTLRRQKDERIDTLETHLQSLEPPADDAEGALKQEVWSVSGSAPIQARTEDAIADADSEIVLLVVEEGLLTDEVVERLRAADERGVSIIVGGATAAIADTVRDAVPGVAVFESELDWLLGPETSDEVAISRLLLTDRERLLVGSFYPDEGRAHEEQAILANGLENGVVVVLRRLLESGFLPEA
- a CDS encoding helix-turn-helix domain-containing protein; translation: MLIATFSLPHDAIALEHAFRELPEMKVEAERIAAHSRAWVMPCMWAANAEFDRTDEVLEADPSVDDVVEGYEFADEKYYQLDWAEHVDERIDAYIDQRGSVLDAEADKDGWQIRIRFIDREQFDAFRHALDEQGTDFELRDLTEPGAPRQTFGELTPDQRDAIVLARKRGYFEVPRRTTIREIAAEMDISHQALSERLRRGLTSLVDATLTTPGDAVEE